AGCGAAGTATCATGTTGCCTGGTAtagttagttcccaaccttggtcaccgtgGAGCAATGTATCAATAATGCTATTCGATCAAACCATTTATCTCCATTTGTGCCACTAAATTTTCTATCTTGCTTCGTATCCTCTGAGCattcagctaaagtgcttttaatttTAATGTtcggccattttcccctgattTTACCTCATTCACTGATACACAATTAGTGTTAAACTCTCCGCCCCTTCCTCTCACATTCTCCTTAACCTTACCCAAATTGCTACTCTTATCTGTGCCCTTGACTATTCTCTTTACATGCATTAGTTCCCCATCACTTTCTGCTTCCCCAGCTTTTTACGTTAAAGCCCCATCTACAGCGCCACTTGTTAAATTCACCTGGAGACTGGTCCCAGACCAGTTTAAGTGAACCTTATCCAAAGAGAAATAGTCTCTTTCCCCTATACTCGAGCCAATGATCCACGAAATGAAATGCTTGACTCCCACGCTACTGTTTGAGCCACACGTTCAACTCACAGCATTGATCACCTTTTCCTCTAtcactcctcatttctgtccttttCTTCAACACCTGGAGCAGGGTAAAGCTGCAGTGATTACCTATTCactagaaataggagcagaagtagaccacatggCTCATCGagcttgctcctccattcaatatgatcatggctgatcttgggcgtcaattccactttcctgcccacgccccatatcccttggttccctgtgAAACAcaaaatctatcccagccttaaatatattcaatgatggagcaagcacaaccctctggggtagagaattacatagattcaccaccctttcagggaagtaatttctcctcatcccagttctgaatgattgaccccttaccaTGAGAtgagtccccatgttctagattccgtggcgaatgggaacaatctctcagcttctgcaCTACCAAGCCCTTTTGAAATCTTGCATGTATCAATTCGATCgccctcattcttctaacctccagagaatatagtcccaatttactcaacctcccattatagaacaaccccctcatcccagtgaatctgGTAAACCTTtgatgcactgcctccagtgcaattaTACGCTTTATTAAAagtggagacaaaaactgcacacagtattccaggtgtggcctcaccaaagccttatacaattttagtaagactgctttattcctgtacttcaatccccttgcaataaaagctgacatgtcatttgccttcctaatagtctgctgcacctgcatgttaactttgtgcgtttcttgtacgagtaccccaaagtctctctgaacattaacacttagcagtttcacaccttttaaaaaatattctgcttttctatttttatgaccaaagtgaacaacttcacacttccttacattataccccatttgccatcttgttgcccactcacctaacctgtctttATCGTTTTGCAGCCTCTCTGAACATCAAAACTCACCCGTttcgcaccttttaaaaaaatattttgcttttctatttttatgaccaaagtgacaacttcacacttccctccattatactccatttgccatcttgttgcccactcacttaacttgtctatatgtcTTTGCAGCCTCTATACATCCTTCCCGCAGCTAAATTTTCCACGAGCGTTGTATCATCAGaagacttagatacattactctctgtctcttcaacaaagtcattaatacagagttgaggcccagcactgatccttacagcatGCCACTAATCACTgccagccaacttgaaaatgccccatttatgctcactcaatgtttcctgtctgttaaccaatcctctctccacgctaatatattaccccaacaccatgagcctttatcttgcctattaatcttttatgtggcacctcatcgaatgtcttttgaaaatccaggtattctACATCTACTCATTCCCCTTTGTCTACGCTACTAGTTACATCGACAAAAAAacgttaataaatttgtcaaacaggatctcccttcagtaaaaccGTGGTGACTTGTTctcatcatactatgcttttctaagtgcaaagTTAAGAATTCCTTAATAATAATTCAATATGGAGAAAAGCCAAGTGGATCTCGAAACCCGAATCCCGAAATTCTGAAAGAAACGATGACTTAAATGAAAAGAAATTAATGTGCATGGAAAGTGAAAGAGATCTGGTGTTTCTGTTCAATAatgagaacaaaagaacaaagaacaaagaaaattacagcacaggaacaggcccttcggccctccaagcctgcgctgatccagatcctctatcgaaacctgtcgcctattttctaagggtctgtatctctttgcttcctgcccattcatgtatctgtctagatgcatcttcaAAGACActaccgtgcccgcgtctaccacctccgctggcaacgcgttccagtcccccaccaccctttgcataaagaactttccacgcatatcccccctaaacatttcccctctcactttgaactcgtgaccccgagtaattgaagcccccactctgggaaaaagcttcttgctatccatcctgtctatacctctcatgattttatacacctcaatcaggacccccctcaacctccgtctttctaatgaaaataatcctaatctactcaacctctcttcatagctagcgccctccataccaggcaacatcctggtgaacctcctctgcaccctctccaaagcatctacatccttttggtaatgtggcgaccagaactgcacgcagtattccaaatgtggccgaaccaaagtcttatacaactgtaacatgacctgccaactcttgtactcaataccccgtccgatgaaggaaagcatgccgtatgccttcttgaccatcaaTTGAAGCTATCACAATAATGAGCAAAGCAAATGAGATGTTGCATTGTTTTCAAATGTCAGGATTGAGCCGAAATAGTGAGGTAatcctgccactttataaatcactggtgagACAGCACTTCTATGACTatctacagttctggacaccacagaaTATGACAGCCATCCAACGAACACAAAAAAGAGTAAACAGATGGGTTGGATTGTGAAGAGCGATAACATAAATCGAGCATGTGGTCACTGGAAAAGAAAAAGTTGAGAGGTAATATGTTTGCTTCTTTTcggattctgaagggactggataatGATCGACTAGTTATTTCCACTTCTTCAAAACAATAGAAGCAGACGAGATGGGCAGCGCTTGAAGGGGATAACTTCAAAACGATTCTGCTGAAGCAATGTTTCACTGAGTGGTCTATCTATGGAACAGACTCACGAGCATCACAGTAAAGCAGTTATGATTGATTCTTACAATGCTAATTACACGAACTCCATTCATAGAACAGCATTTTGGAATATAAGATGTGATTAATATGAGACTTGGAATGTAGTAAGTGTAGACTTCTTGGTCAGAACAGATGATCTTGGAACCATTGTCACTTATTTTGTGTGTGGGAGTTGCTATTCACAACCTGCACACGCTGTTTCTGATCAAGTTGGAGAGCACACAAATTTGTGCACCCATCTATCGATTGGGATAACGTTTGAGTAAACAGTTAGAAAGGGAAGGAATTTCCTAAATATGTTCAGGAGACattccagtatgttctcggtctaactaggaaggaggtatttttggatctggtgctggggaatgaggtgggccaagtgggccaagtgtctgtgggagaacactacgggaagagtgatcattgcatcagAAGGTATTTAACAATAACGGGGAAGAGCAAGCAGCAATCTAAAGTAAAACTTCGAAATTAGTGGAGGGCCAACTTCGATGGAatgggaagggatctagccagggtaaaaaagAACGAAAGACTTACAGGAAACACGGGAACAGAACAACAGATTcaaaaggaggagatgtttgagGTACAGGCTATGCACATTAGAACAGCCAGAAGGTTAGGAGACTCAAAGCCATCCTTGGATGACGGAGGTGATGGAAATTATGGTGAAACAAAAAAATGGGTGTATGATGCCTGGTAGGTGAATTCCTCAAGCAAGAACCACGCCAAATAAATAGGTTAAGAGGGAAAGTGAAGGTGAAAATAAGACTGACCAAGAGAGAATAGTGGTATAGAATGGCAGTTGTATAAAAGCAAAACCAAAAATCTTCAaccggcatgtaaatagcaagCAGGTAGTAAGAAGTGGGATGGCTCCTATTATGGCAAATACAGTGATATATGCTCAGAGAAGTAGGCAATGCTCGAATGTTTATTGCGTAGTTTGTATCGGTGCTCcctgaggaagaggatgctgacaaattaTGGATAGTAGCAGAGGTAGTAGTGGTAATGCATGCGGTGAAAATTGAAAGGCAAaatgcactggaaaggctggctatcctTAGAGTGTATAGTTCGCCTGGTTTGGATGACTTCCATCCCAGGATGCAAGTTGTTAAGTGAAGTGGGGATGCAGATAACAGATAAACTtgccatgatcttccaatcttTGCTAGATACTCTGGAAGTGACAGAGGATTGGCAGTGGCGAATGTCACACCCTTGTTGAAGAAAGGGTGTACGGACATTACGACAGGCCAGACTGTTTAACAGCTGTAGTGGGTGAAGTTTGAGAGATAATAAGCAGGAAAAAGgtcacagtcacttggagaggtttgtgttttgAGGAGAGCCACcatggatttgtaaaatgcagacTGTGATTGACGAATcgaattgaatgttttgatgaagtaacagggaaagTTGATAACGGTAATCtagtggatgttgtatatatggagtTAAAAaacaagcgtttgacaaagtagcaggTAAGATGCTGGTGAACGAAATTgtagctcatgaaataggagggtgccTGTCAGCTTGAACAAAAGAGATGGCTTAAGGGGAAAATAAAAGCAAATTGTAGTAAGTGGTTGCCTTTTGTCAGGCTATATATCAATTGGATATTGAAATATAGagtgaaatttcaaaatttgctgatgatatcaaacttagaggtgtggcaaaAAGTGAGTATAACGCCAGTAGACTACAGCATGGGCAGACACGTGGAAGATGAAatgagtaaatttgcggatgacatgaaggtcagtggagttgtggatagtgccgaaggatgttgtaggttacagagggacatagataggctgcagagctgggctgagagatggcaaatggagtttaatgcggaaaggtgtgagttgattcactttggaaggagtaacaggaatgtagagtactgggctaatgggaagattcttggttgtgtagatgagcagagagatcttggtgtccacgtacataaatccctgaaagttgcaacccaggttaatagggctgttaagaaggcatatggtgtgttagcttttattagtagggggatcgagtttcggagccacgaggtcatgctgcagctgtacaaaactctggtgcgaccgcacctggagtattgcatgcagttctggtcaccgcattataggaaggatgtggaagctttggaaagggtgcagaggagatttactgggatgttgcctggtatggagggaaggtcttgcgaggaaaggctgagggacttgaggttgttttcgctagagagaaggaggaggagaggtgacttaatagagacatataagataatcagagggttagatagggtggatagtgagagtctttttcctcggatggtgatggcaaacacgaagggacagagctttaagttgaggggtgatagatataggacagatgtcagatgtagtttctttactcagagattagtaggggcgtggaatgccctgcctgcaacagtagtagactctccaactttaagggcatttaagtggtcattggatagacacatggatgaaaatggaatagtgtaggtcagatactttcacaggtcggcgcaacatcgcggtccgaagggcctgttctgcgctgtaatgttctatgttccatgttctataacacagagaagcttgaagtgatatattttggaagATGGGACAGGGGAAGGCTGTATACTCTTCATGGCACAATTCGAAATAGtgcagaacagagggacctgggtgttcatgtGTACAAATCTTTAAAGCTGGCAGGACAGATCAAGGGCAtaattaacaaagcatatgggatcttggcctttataaatagagtaattaaatagaaaagcagggaactcatgctgaaactttataaagctctcgttAAGCTACAACTGGAGTCATGTGTCTAGTTCTGTTTACCATACTTTAGGAACGATGAGagggtccttgagacggtgcagaggggatttattaGAATTTTTCCAAGATGAAGGGATTTAGCTGCAATGTTAGTTtgcagaagctgggtttgttcttgaagcaaaggagattgagcttTGATTTTATGCAtatgtatgagattatgacagatttcgataaggaagacaaagaaattgtttccactgactGATGGTAACGGGGCGAGgccacacagatttaaggtgttggaCATGAGATACCGGGGGTGGGCTCTGGACAGGATGTGCAgatgaacttttttacgcagtgagtggtaacgaCCTAAAACACTCTGCCTAGGAGGTTGGTGCAAGCAGAGATAGTCATTGATTTCAAAAGGGGATTAGATAGGCACTTGAAGAACAAATGCAGGGCTATGAGTATAgagcaggggaatgaaactgactggattgttatactgaaagctggcatggactcgattggcTGACAAGAGTTTTTCAGTGCtgcaatgactctatgacctgatctgcACGATTGCTGCATGTGGCTGAGTGAGTCCCGTCTTCCTAACTTCTTCATGCTCTTGACTGCCTTTGCACTTGTCAGGGGATTGGACAGCATTGTGTGGATGCTACGTGGCACAGGCAGCCTAATGTTGTTAAAAGCAGTCTGCCCCTTTAAAAGGAAAGTGCACCGATTAATATTGGTTGAATTTAAATGATGTAAATGGAAATCCCATGGCAGAGCAAGAGTTCCAGGGTGATGGAGACACTGATGGTGGAGCTTGGCAGGAGGGGGAGATGGACAGCCATAAATGAGTCCTGGAGGTCCTGTACAACCACACTGAGAATGGAATGGGAGCATTTGGTGTGGGAGGTCAATGCCCAGCGTCAGAACCTGGAGATCTGGCAGCTGTGCCAGAGATGAGCAATGACATCATGTGGGTGGATAATGTCATCTTCAAGGATCTCTCCTATCCACACACCAGCAACCGGTCATGTTTTTGAATGCACCACAActacatcactcacccagcagccctTGCTGGAACTCAGGACATACGCCTAACATTCAGAcattcacctcaccctcatacacctaCCAATACTTCCAGCTGCACACCTACCTCTCCCTGCTTCCACTTATCTCCAACCATTCTGCTATGGCAGGAACTTCACCCATATGcagaatcactgacattctgctccccGCCCTGCAGAACAAGGGGCTGACAATAGAAAAGAGCAGTGCAGAACAGCCGGGGAACAAGGACACCTAGAGTACTACAGGGAGATGAATCTCTAAAATCGGAGTGTCTGCATCTCCAGAGTCCAAGCCATCCAGCGTCACTTGGAACATTGAGAATGACGGTATGGTCACGCCTTATGCCCCTCCTCATCACCCAGCTCACCATCATTCTTCGATTTGACATGATATGCAAGCTGCAGATGTTATTACCATTGGTATTTTGCTTGCCAACCCGCTCCCCTACCTCCACCTCAACGTTCCCCttttgatttcctgctttcagacacctacGAATTAACGTCTGCCCGGGCACAGCGTTCcaaggaggaagggaaggaggaaaaaagggagagagagagataaaacaaCACAACACTAATAAAATTATGAAGCGGTCCTGCCGTTTGATTCTAACACTGGTAACCAGCAGCTCAGATATTGGGATCAGCGTATTGTGAGCCACTGGTCATGAGTGGGCAGATGTCTGGCCATCGGTAGTGTACGGTTCATTTGAAAGCTTCCCGGCGGGCGAGATCACAGTCGAGTCAACTGCAAAGGAGCTTGATTGGCTGGCATACAGGAGAGAGCTTATTAGAGTGCATAAGGAGATGCTGGGTACATTGGCTGGCTTGCGAGGCACCTTTCTGTTACTGTCAAGAAGCCTGGCTCCAAACTGATAGAGGCCATGGCGCAGAGCTTTTAATGGGACAGAAACAATAAACacacaaaatatttttaaaatgccgAATTGATTGAGAACATTAAATTCACTCTCCACTGTGCACTCCAGCCTAGTTTGGCTTTGACTATCCTGGTAGGCACGATCGAATAATAATGCGTTATTGAGGATTCACAGCATAAATTTCTATCAATTATTTTACAAAATACATAGACAGGAGGCGAGGAAAATCCCAGTGGTGGAGAGTTTTAGAATGAGGGGCATTAAATTATTTGCAGTTGTGCTACAGAGGTCCAGCATTGCTTTGCCTGGTGTGCTGCTTCCTGTACGGTCCCCCTGGCATTCCATTAGTAAAAGAGCATACATATGACTCTATAAGGCTGTCAATAGACGATGTCCCATCATGCAGCAGACCCTGTGGTACTGTCATTACTGTCCGCattcctgttgcagcctttgtgctgTCATGCTATCAAAACAGCTTCTCTATCTTTGAGGATGCAGCAGAAATCTCTGGCAAGTGTAGAAAATCATCACAAAATTTCCAAAAATAATCCAGTGTGCATCCAAACAATTGGTAACCGAAGAAGTTCTCAAAAAAGTACTTTACCTGCAATTTGGGATCCTTGCTAGATTAGGAACTATAGTGCAGTGTTCATTTGCATCTCTGCACCTGTTATTGTAGGGTCAGAGACTTATACATTACCTGGACCTGCCTGGTCCAGATGTGGAATACTGGGGCACATCAGCAGATTGGGTTGTGTGAGGTCAATAAAGCCTTGACTCACCAGTTTCCAGCACATGCAGGGTCGCCTCCTCAAGCCACCTTTTACTAATGGAATGCCAGGTGGGCTGCACAGGAAGTAGCCGGTGGTGTATGGTGCTCCAGCAAAGCGACGCTAGACCTCTGCATCACTGCTGAAATTCATTTTGTTCTCCTGATTCCTAAAGGTCTTCACCACTGGGAATATCTTCACCTCATGCCTGGGCCTAttgcagactaattgatagagatcgaTCGTTATGATTGGTCAACATCACCATTATCATTGAATTATGCAACTGTCAGGACAGTAAACAGTGAACTGAACAGGAGTGCACAGTCGCTAATAAGATAATGTTCCCATTCAATTTGATATATTTAAAtagtttttttgtgtgtttattgttTCTATCCCTTTAAAATTGGGCACACTTGTTAGCTGGATTTTATTTTGTTTTGTGGCACTGGCGATGTTGTCCGAATTGGCCAATTAGAGGAGGAGAAGGTAAACTACCTGgtgctttgtcttttttttttccatCCAGCAGTTACTCTGTTCCTCTGTTTATGGGATCAGGATTGTGGCTGGGGAGGGATGGGCAGGCGGTGCCCAGTGTGTGGTGAACAACGCGTGGGAACAGTATTCTTATTTCAGAGCGTATCCTACTCTCAAGGTCCTAACCATCCTCAGGGGGCATATTGTGGTTCCTTCTGTAAACAGTTAAACTTGGCATCCAATTACAAATCAGGGGTCGGCATTTCGGTCTCCCACGTGAATGTGGAGATCCTCCGGGGCCCTTGGAGCTAGTGGATCAGGCCTGAGTCAGCACGGGGAAGAGAACTGGAAACTAACTGAGAATATACCACAATACTGAAATGTGCAGTGTTGCAGCGTTTCTTATACATCATTAAAGTCACACAGTAGATAAGTGTATCAGGAAGTGGAGGCCAGGTGATATAAGCAAGAAGAGCAATGAATAGAATACAATGTGCAACTCATGCTGAATTTTATTATTTTCATTGTTTACATAATTTAGCAATTAGACGAATTGGATATTTCACTCCTTTCTTTAACTCGACTCTGAATTTACTTTGAGTCCCTGCATAAATGAATGGGTTGATGCAAGAACTCAGAAACTGAAGCATATATCCGCTTTCctccagaatataatttgattcaTTGAAATTGGAACCGGAAAAATAAGTAAGGCTCGCAATCTGGACATAGAGGAAAGATACAAATCGTAacaaatataacaggatgaaaGTACCCGAGACACAGAAGAGTAAAACTATGGAGTTTCTCcgtttctccatctctgggtcactctgttTCCTTCCGTTGCTGtgggctcggagtctcctgcgagtTCTACTGGCTGCCACAATGTccctgacagtcagagcattgagcagtaaaatcagaatgaatgggagacaagggtTTAAAATCTGATGAATCCATTCATATGCAATCCAGGCAGTTGATGTATAAAATACTGATTTCATGCTGCAGAGCCAGGGTATATTGTTAATTATATACAAAGGTTCACATATAAAAAACACAAACGTATTATACAAACAGCTCAGTGTGCAGACCGTTGCTATAACCCGTGCCGCTGTTTTATTggagcaatattttattttcagctttttGCAACAGATAGCtataaatcgatcaaatgtgaaaacgactgttaaccagacagaaataTCTATGGCTGCAAAGTTCAGGGCAACTCGGAGACCACATACTGGTGTGATGTTCAGGAAACTGAATGGGAAATAATAAATAGCAATCCTGTTTAATATCACAGCAGTGAAAATTACCAAGAGATCCATCACTGCCATagacaccaggtagtaagtgatacatctggaaaGACCACATCTTCCTTGGG
This genomic window from Heterodontus francisci isolate sHetFra1 chromosome 34, sHetFra1.hap1, whole genome shotgun sequence contains:
- the LOC137348869 gene encoding probable G-protein coupled receptor 139, with product MHVLPTGLVFVIYYPIIAVIGVPANLAVIVILPQGRCGLSRCITYYLVSMAVMDLLVIFTAVILNRIAIYYFPFSFLNITPVCGLRVALNFAAIDISVWLTVVFTFDRFIAICCKKLKIKYCSNKTAARVIATVCTLSCLYNTFVFFICEPLYIINNIPWLCSMKSVFYTSTAWIAYEWIHQILNPCLPFILILLLNALTVRDIVAASRTRRRLRAHSNGRKQSDPEMEKRRNSIVLLFCVSGTFILLYLLRFVSFLYVQIASLTYFSGSNFNESNYILEESGYMLQFLSSCINPFIYAGTQSKFRVELKKGVKYPIRLIAKLCKQ